The following coding sequences lie in one Gadus macrocephalus chromosome 1, ASM3116895v1 genomic window:
- the LOC132463891 gene encoding semaphorin-3ab-like, with amino-acid sequence MELCWPLRVVLALLFGTASTGAWRASQPRLQFTHSELIQNGRLLTLPLVAGDLSMLLPDEDGRRLFVALKDNLLSTSLDDITQNPRKLYWPASPDRVQECLMAGKHPETECGNFLRVLQPYNQTHLYVCGTGAFNPRCVFIATSLFLKSEHQSLSYGQTECGKGKCPYDPHQRTASAVVDGELYAGITSDFMSRDSAFFRSLGNRRVMRTEQYDSTWLHDAQFVRVAPLSETDNPEDDKVYVFFTERAQEAEGAAGKVLYSRVARVCKNDIGGQRSLVNKWSTFQKARLVCSVPGADGLQTHFNQLREYTHACTHARTHAHTHTHTHTHTHTHTHTHTHTHTHTHTHTHTHTHTHTRTEHTLCSCPVPGLEPGLGDGASGTSSGGRPALRNAGHRPSELLFVIIHVSIAFCVHDYRINSVFWVRLTS; translated from the exons ATGGAGCTGTGTTGGCCACTGAGGGTGGTCCTAGCCCTACTGTTCGGGACCGCGTCCACCGGAGCCTGGAGAGCGTCTCAACCCAGACTACAGTTCACACACTCAG AGCTGATCCAAAATGGCCGCCTGCTAACCCTTCCCCTTGTGGCGGGAGACCTGTCCATGCTGCTCCCCGACGAGGACGGCCGGCGTCTCTTCGTGGCTCTGAAGGACAACCTGCTGTCCACCAGCCTGGATGACATCACACAGAACCCTCGCAAG CTTTACTGGCCAGCCAGCCCTGATCGTGTCCAGGAATGTCTGATGGCTGGGAAACATCCAGag ACGGAGTGCGGTAACTTCCTGAGGGTGCTGCAGCCGTATAACCAGACccacctgtatgtgtgtggcacCGGAGCTTTCAACCCCCGCTGCGTCTTCATCGCCACCAGCCTCTtcctcaag TCGGAGCACCAGAGCCTCAGCTACGGACAGACGGAGTGCGGTAAAGGGAAGTGCCCCTACGACCCCCACCAGCGAACAGCCTCCGCCGTGGTCG ATGGGGAGCTGTATGCTGGCATCACCTCAGACTTCATGAGCAGGGACTCCGCCTTCTTCCGTAGCCTTGGCAACCGCCGCGTGATGCGCACGGAGCAGTATGACTCCACCTGGCTGCACG atgcTCAGTTTGTGCGTGTGGCCCCTCTGTCTGAGACTGATAACCCGGAGGACGATAAGGTGTACGTGTTCTTCACTGAGCGCGCTCAGGAGGCCGAGGGGGCTGCTGGGAAGGTGCTCTACTCCCGCGTGGCTCGCGTCTGCAAG aatgaCATCGGCGGACAGAGGAGTCTGGTTAATAAGTGGAGTACCTTCCAGAAGGCCCGGCTGGTCTGCTCAGTCCCTGGTGCCGACGGACTCCAGACGCACTTTAATCAACTGCGtgagtacacacacgcatgcacgcacgcacgcacgcacgcacacacacacacacacacacacacacacacacacacacacacacacacacacacacacacacacacacacacacacacacacacacacacacacacacacacacacacacgcacagaacacacactt TGTTCCTGCCCGGTGCCAGGCCTGGAGCCGGGCCTGGGCGATGGTGCCAGCGGGACTAGCTCAGGCGGGCGTCCGGCTCTGAGGAACGCCGGTCACAGGCCTTCGGAACT ACTCTTCGTCATAATTCACGTGTCCATCGCCTTCTGTGTCCATGACTACCGCATCAACAGTGTCTTTTGGGTGAGAC TGACATCCTGA